One region of Primulina tabacum isolate GXHZ01 chromosome 1, ASM2559414v2, whole genome shotgun sequence genomic DNA includes:
- the LOC142536697 gene encoding putative gamma-glutamylcyclotransferase At3g02910: MANARVADGGVVDGGVSLIFVYGTLKRGFYNHSLISNLMHTGDAAFIGPRATLDAFPLVCGPNGIPYLINLPGSGHLIRGELYSVSSDRGLARLDELEGVDRAHYERLPVAVVADGGDEVVHAEAYFAHRGFGEAMRKRCGEEGLMSEYTLEMGKKYVRREDRPPRSCFLHDINKFISEQS; the protein is encoded by the coding sequence ATGGCCAATGCAAGAGTGGCAGATGGAGGAGTAGTAGACGGTGGCGTCAGCCTCATCTTCGTGTATGGCACGCTCAAGCGTGGCTTCTACAACCACTCGCTTATCTCGAACCTCATGCACACCGGCGACGCCGCATTCATCGGACCACGTGCCACCTTGGACGCCTTCCCCTTGGTGTGCGGGCCCAACGGCATACCTTACCTGATCAACCTTCCGGGATCGGGTCACCTGATCCGGGGAGAGCTTTACTCCGTGTCTTCAGACCGGGGATTGGCCCGTCTCGATGAGCTGGAGGGGGTTGATCGAGCCCACTACGAGAGGCTTCCGGTGGCGGTGGTTGCGGATGGCGGGGATGAGGTGGTGCATGCGGAGGCGTACTTTGCGCATCGGGGATTTGGGGAAGCGATGAGGAAAAGGTGTGGGGAGGAGGGGCTGATGAGTGAGTACACTTTGGAGATGGGAAAGAAGTATGTTAGGAGGGAAGATAGGCCTCCTCGTTCATGCTTTCTTCATGATATTAACAAATTCATATCAGAGCAGAGTTGa
- the LOC142536612 gene encoding CRIB domain-containing protein RIC4-like isoform X1 produces MRDRSERFLLLPFTMGCISESSIAIGMQQKRSKPDIDSTPTRTNEGDRNIEEGDYEDDEESLSGQNLKSPSSLPRLQKLIKNFKNFSQLFAYKDELEEPEIGMEIGLPTDVKHVTHIGLDGCASSILSNGWNNLIEPEMINFPSLFLPPTHEIAAENLADTSSVNMLLGTKSEESSNGCRGMINP; encoded by the exons ATGCGAGATCGAAGCGAACGGTTTTTACTTCTTCCATTCACTATGGGCTGCATCTCTGAATCAAGCATAGCAATTGGAATGCAGCAAAAAAGATCAAAGCCAGACATCGACTCAACTCCCACAA gaACCAATGAAGGAGACAGGAACATAGAAGAAGGGGACTACGAGGATGACGAAGAAAGTTTGTCGGGCCAAAATTTGAAGAGCCCATCCTCCCTTCCAAGATTACAAAAGCTgataaaaaatttcaagaacTTCTCCCAGTTATTTG CATACAAAGATGAGTTAGAAGAACCAGAAATAGGAATGGAAATTGGATTACCGACAGATGTGAAGCATGTGACACACATAGGGTTGGATGGTTGTGCAAGCTCGATCCTCTCAAACGGCTGGAACAATCTTATTGAACCAGAAATGATAAATTTCCCATCTTTATTCTTACCGCCGACGCATGAGATTGCAGCAGAAAACCTTGCTGATACATCCAGTGTCAATATGTTGCTTGGAACAAAAT CTGAAGAATCCAGCAATGGCTGCAGGGGAATGattaatccataa
- the LOC142536612 gene encoding uncharacterized protein LOC142536612 isoform X2 → MYAKGGCPKIVRTAIGQANLVQKTNEEIQYSGKAGTNEGDRNIEEGDYEDDEESLSGQNLKSPSSLPRLQKLIKNFKNFSQLFAYKDELEEPEIGMEIGLPTDVKHVTHIGLDGCASSILSNGWNNLIEPEMINFPSLFLPPTHEIAAENLADTSSVNMLLGTKSEESSNGCRGMINP, encoded by the exons ATGTATGCCAAAGGCGGATGCCCTAAAATCGTGAGGACCGCGATTGGACAGGCAAATTTAGTACAAAAAACTAATGAAGAAATACAGTATTCAGGCAAAGCAG gaACCAATGAAGGAGACAGGAACATAGAAGAAGGGGACTACGAGGATGACGAAGAAAGTTTGTCGGGCCAAAATTTGAAGAGCCCATCCTCCCTTCCAAGATTACAAAAGCTgataaaaaatttcaagaacTTCTCCCAGTTATTTG CATACAAAGATGAGTTAGAAGAACCAGAAATAGGAATGGAAATTGGATTACCGACAGATGTGAAGCATGTGACACACATAGGGTTGGATGGTTGTGCAAGCTCGATCCTCTCAAACGGCTGGAACAATCTTATTGAACCAGAAATGATAAATTTCCCATCTTTATTCTTACCGCCGACGCATGAGATTGCAGCAGAAAACCTTGCTGATACATCCAGTGTCAATATGTTGCTTGGAACAAAAT CTGAAGAATCCAGCAATGGCTGCAGGGGAATGattaatccataa
- the LOC142536475 gene encoding GDT1-like protein 3, translating to MGFSTSSRTKPFGFYVLLLSLFFSQIAAQENGRDEASAGIKDLGRRSKIFVDKIKTGIARNVKDPDSVNLGVALDSGLGLSDAFFASLSMIIVSEIGDETFIIAALMAMRHPKSIVLSGALSALFVMTVLSTGLGRIVPNLISRKHTNSAATVLYAFFGLRLLYIAWRSDSKASQKKEMEEVEEKLEGGQGKTQFRRYFSRFCTPIYLESFILTFLAEWGDRSQIATIALATHKNAVGVAVGAIIGHTICTSVAVVGGSMLASKISQRTVATIGGLLFLGFSLSSYFYPPL from the exons ATGGGGTTTTCAACTTCTTCTCGAACGAAACCCTTTGGTTTCTACGTGCTCTTGCTCTCTCTCTTCTTCTCCCAAATTGCAGCTCAG GAGAATGGCAGGGATGAGGCGAGTGCAGGGATCAAGGATCTGGGCCGACGTAGTAAA ATATTTGTGGACAAAATAAAGACTGGTATTGCAAGGAATGTAAAAGATCCTGATTCTGTTAATCTTGGTGTTGCATTGGACTCTGGTCTTGGGCTATCCGATGCTTTCTTTGCAAGTTTATCAATGATTATTGTCAGCGAG ATTGGAGATGAAACTTTTATAATAGCAGCTCTTATGGCAATGCGTCATCCCAAGTCAATTGTTCTATCCGGCGCCCTCAGTGCTTTATTTGTGATGACA GTACTATCAACTGGTCTTGGTAGGATTGTGCCTAATTTGATATCAAGGAAACACACTAACAGTGCAGCTACAG TTCTTTATGCCTTTTTTGGACTCCGACTACTTTATATTGCTTGGAGATCAGATTCAAAAGCCTCTCAGAAGAAAGAAATGGAGGAA GTAGAAGAGAAACTTGAGGGTGGGCAAGGGAAAACACAATTCCGACGTTATTTTTCTAGATTTTGTACACCAATCTATTTGGAG TcatttattttgacatttttaGCAGAGTGGGGGGATCGTAGCCAGATTGCGACAATAGCT CTAGCTACACATAAAAATGCTGTTGGAGTTGCTGTAGGGGCCATTATAGGACATACAATCTGTACATCGGTGGCAGTGGTCGGTGGAAGTATGCTGGCATCAAAGATTTCACAGCGTACTGTTGCAACAATCGGAGGCCTCCTCTTCCTTGGCTTCTCCTTGTCTTCATACTTTTATCCTCCTCTATGA
- the LOC142536703 gene encoding cellulose synthase-like protein D4 translates to MATLSSQPSKKVRSSANSSSSGNRGSTGQTVKFARRTSSGRYVSLSREDLDMSEELSSGDYMNYTVHIPPTPDNQPMDTSVATKAEEQYVSNSLFTGGFNSVTRAHLMDKVIDSEVSHPQMAGSKGSSCAMPACDGKVMKDERGKDVIPCECRFKICRDCYLDAQGDTGLCPGCKEPYKVGEYDDEPVDFSNGTLSLPVPDDPKRDHRSMSLMKRNQNGEFDNNKWLYETQGTYGYGNAYWPQDDTYGDNGDGGSFRGGMLDSADKPWKPLSRKLPIPNSIISPYRLLIAVRLVVLCFFLAWRVRHPNEDAVWLWLMSVTCEIWFGFSWILDQIPKMNPVNRSTDLDVLHDKFEMPSPSNPTGRSDLPGVDLFVSTADPEKEPPLVTANTILSILAVDYPVEKLACYVSDDGGALLTFEAMAEAASFADLWVPFCRKHDIEPRNPEPYFSMKGDPTKNKKRADFVKDRRRVKREYDEFKVRINGLPDSIRRRSEAFNAREEMKMMKHMRESGTDPFEKIKVPKATWMADGTHWPGTWAIPSGEHAKGDHAGILQVMLKPPSDDPLMGSSEENLLDFTDVDIRLPMFVYVSREKRSGYDHNKKAGAMNALVRASAILSNGPFILNLDCDHYIYNCKAIREGMCFMMDRGGEDICYIQFPQRFEGIDPSDRYANNNTVFFDGNMRALDGLQGPVYVGTGCMFRRFALYGFDPPKVDKITDKGSETQALKATDFDPDLDVNLLPKRFGNSTMLAESIPVAEFQGRPLADHPAVKYGRPPGILRAPREPLDAATVAEAVSSISCWYEDKTEWGDRVGWIYGSVTEDVVTGYRMHNRGWRSVYCITKRDAFHGSAPINLTDRLHQVLRWATGSVEIFFSRNNALLATSKLKFLQRLAYLNVGVYPFTSFFLVVYCFLPALSLFSGYFIVQTLNVAFLLFLLTISLCLMGLAILEVKWSGIGLEEWWRNEQFWLISGTSAHLAAVVQGLLKVIAGIEISFTLTSKSAGDENEDIYAELYLVKWTSLMIPPIVIGMVNIIAIVVAFSRTIYESVPQWSKFIGGAFFSFWVLAHLYPFAKGLMGRRGKTPTIVFVWSGLIAITISLLWVAINPPGGAQTDLGGGGFKFP, encoded by the exons ATGGCGACCTTGTCGAGCCAGCCATCGAAGAAGGTGCGCAGCTCCGCCAATTCTTCTTCATCAGGGAACCGAGGTTCGACTGGGCAGACCGTGAAATTTGCGCGACGAACCTCCAGCGGGAGGTATGTCAGCCTGTCGAGAGAAGATTTAGACATGTCCGAAGAGTTATCGTCGGGGGATTACATGAACTACACGGTCCACATTCCTCCTACGCCGGATAATCAGCCGATGGACACCTCCGTGGCCACAAAAGCCGAGGAACAATACGTGTCGAATTCTCTCTTTACGGGCGGGTTCAACAGCGTGACTCGTGCTCATCTAATGGACAAGGTCATCGACTCCGAGGTGAGCCATCCGCAAATGGCCGGATCTAAGGGCTCCTCCTGCGCCATGCCGGCTTGTGATGGCAAGGTTATGAAAGACGAGCGTGGCAAAGATGTCATTCCTTGCGAATGCAG GTTTAAAATATGCAGAGATTGCTACTTGGATGCCCAAGGAGACACCGGACTGTGTCCAGGATGTAAGGAGCCATACAAAGTCGGCGAATATGATGACGAGCCAGTTGATTTCTCGAATGGAACTCTATCGCTTCCGGTCCCGGATGATCCCAAGAGAGATCACCGCAGCATGTCCTTGATGAAAAGGAACCAAAATGGAGAATTCGACAACAATAAATGGCTATATGAAACACAAGGCACGTATGGATATGGGAACGCATATTGGCCTCAAGACGATACGTATGGAGATAATGGGGATGGAGGAAGCTTTAGAGGGGGCATGTTGGATTCCGCAGACAAACCATGGAAGCCTCTAAGTCGAAAATTACCTATCCCGAATAGCATTATTAGTCCTTACAG GTTGTTGATTGCTGTTCGGTTAGTTGTCTTGTGCTTTTTCTTGGCTTGGAGAGTTCGACACCCAAATGAAGATGCGGTATGGCTTTGGTTGATGTCGGTTACTTGTGAGATATGGTTTGGCTTTTCTTGGATCCTTGATCAGATTCCAAAGATGAATCCAGTCAATAGAAGCACAGATTTAGATGTGTTGCATGATAAATTCGAAATGCCATCGCCTTCCAACCCGACTGGTCGCTCTGACCTCCCTGGTGTTGATTTGTTCGTATCCACAGCAGACCCCGAAAAAGAGCCGCCACTCGTCACTGCCAACACTATATTATCAATTCTAGCTGTTGACTACCCTGTGGAGAAATTAGCTTGTTATGTTTCTGATGATGGTGGTGCCCTTTTGACCTTTGAAGCTATGGCGGAGGCAGCGAGTTTTGCTGATTTATGGGTCCCTTTTTGTAGAAAACATGACATCGAGCCTAGGAATCCAGAACCTTATTTCAGTATGAAAGGCGATCCAACAAAGAACAAGAAAAGGGCAGATTTTGTCAAAGATAGGCGTAGAGTGAAGAGGGAGTATGATGAATTCAAAGTAAGAATAAATGGATTACCTGATTCGATAAGGAGAAGATCAGAAGCATTCAACGCAAGGGAGgagatgaaaatgatgaagcaCATGAGAGAGAGCGGGACAGATCCATTTGAGAAAATCAAAGTCCCAAAGGCTACTTGGATGGCCGACGGAACCCACTGGCCTGGAACTTGGGCCATTCCATCTGGTGAACATGCCAAAGGCGATCACGCGGGAATTCTTCAA GTGATGCTGAAGCCCCCTAGTGATGATCCACTAATGGGAAGTTCGGAGGAAAATCTTTTAGATTTTACTGATGTGGACATCCGTTTACCCATGTTTGTATATGTTTCACGTGAAAAACGTTCTGGGTATGATCATAACAAGAAAGCCGGTGCCATGAATGCCCTCGTACGAGCCTCGGCCATCTTGTCTAATGGTCCGTTTATACTCAACCTTGATTGTGACCATTATATCTATAACTGCAAAGCTATCCGCGAAGGAATGTGTTTTATGATGGACAGAGGTGGCGAAGATATATGTTATATTCAGTTTCCTCAGAGATTTGAAGGCATTGATCCCTCTGATCGTTATGCGAATAACAACACCGTGTTTTTCGATGGTAATATGAGAGCACTTGATGGCTTACAG GGCCCGGTTTATGTGGGGACAGGATGCATGTTTCGAAGATTTGCTCTTTATGGTTTTGATCCTCCAAAAGTTGACAAGATAACAGATAAAGGCTCGGAAACTCAAGCTCTAAAAGCAACAGATTTTGATCCTGATCTTGATGTGAACTTATTGCCGAAACGTTTTGGTAATTCCACAATGTTAGCTGAGTCGATCCCTGTTGCAGAATTCCAAGGCCGTCCTCTTGCTGATCATCCTGCTGTCAAATATGGTCGACCACCGGGTATTCTTAGAGCTCCGCGTGAACCACTCGATGCAGCTACTGTAGCTGAAGCTGTTTCGTCAATATCGTGCTG GTATGAGGACAAGACAGAGTGGGGTGATCGTGTTGGATGGATTTATGGCTCGGTGACAGAAGATGTGGTGACCGGATATCGGATGCATAACAGAGGGTGGCGCTCTGTCTACTGTATCACCAAGCGAGATGCCTTCCATGGATCAGCACCAATCAATCTCACAGACAGACTCCACCAGGTTCTCAGATGGGCTACTGGCTCAGTCGAGATATTCTTTTCACGAAACAATGCCTTGTTAGCAACATCCAAACTCAAATTCCTCCAACGCCTCGCTTACCTCAACGTGGGCGTCTACCCTTTCACCTCATTCTTTCTTGTGGTTTATTGTTTCCTTCCGGCACTCTCGCTTTTCTCAGGCTACTTCATTGTACAAACACTTAATGTCGCGTTCTTGTTATTCCTCCTAACCATATCACTCTGTCTAATGGGGTTAGCAATATTGGAAGTGAAATGGTCCGGAATCGGGCTCGAAGAGTGGTGGAGAAACGAGCAGTTCTGGCTCATCTCTGGAACCAGTGCTCACTTAGCCGCGGTGGTGCAAGGACTACTCAAGGTCATCGCGGGCATCGAAATCTCGTTCACACTAACGTCCAAGTCCGCGGGAGATGAAAACGAAGATATCTACGCCGAGCTTTACTTGGTTAAATGGACATCTTTGATGATCCCACCTATTGTGATTGGAATGGTGAACATAATAGCTATAGTGGTGGCGTTTTCGAGGACGATTTATGAGTCTGTGCCTCAATGGAGCAAGTTCATCGGTGGGGCGTTTTTCAGTTTTTGGGTTCTGGCTCATTTATATCCATTTGCAAAAGGGTTGATGGGAAGAAGAGGGAAGACTCCAACTATAGTGTTTGTATGGTCAGGTTTGATTGCTATCACAATTTCTTTACTTTGGGTAGCAATTAATCCTCCTGGAGGTGCACAAACAGATCTTGGAGGTGGTGGCTTTAAATTCCCTTGA
- the LOC142536713 gene encoding uncharacterized protein LOC142536713 yields the protein MAHYGDELRKTDEFGNPVHHPTGVEFGGPYGAEQRKTDEFGNPVHHPAGGEFGGTHGAEHHHGAPIGVPPTTGEPQHRRSGSSSSSSSEDDGQGGRRKKGIKDKVKEKLPGGHKDTQPHHEAGYGGAYGAQPEPEKKGMMDKIKEKLPGGHHN from the exons ATGGCGCATTACGGTGACGAGTTGAGGAAGACTGACGAGTTTGGCAACCCCGTCCACCATCCGACCGGAGTAGAATTCGGCGGACCTTATGGAGCTGAGCAGAGGAAGACCGACGAGTTTGGCAACCCCGTCCACCATCCGGCCGGAGGAGAATTCGGAGGAACTCATGGAGCCGAGCATCACCATGGTGCTCCTATCGGGGTGCCACCCACCACCGGTGAACCCCAACACCGCCGATCCGGCAGCTCAAGTAGCTCG TCTTCTGAGGACGACGGGCAAGGTGGTAGGAGAAAGAAGGGTATCAAGGACAAGGTGAAGGAGAAGCTACCCGGCGGCCACAAAGACACTCAGCCACATCACGAAGCGGGATACGGCGGAGCCTACGGAGCACAACCAGAACCTGAGAAGAAGGGGATGATGGACAAAATCAAGGAGAAACTGCCTGGCGGTCACCacaactaa
- the LOC142536721 gene encoding uncharacterized protein LOC142536721 has translation MEPHGNHQLGEQLRKTDEYGNPVHHTPGGEYGGHHVGAEHHHGAPISIPPTTDVPHHRRSGSSSSSSSEDDGQGGRRKKGIKDKVKEKLPGGHKDTRPHHEAGYGGGYGAQPEPEKKGMVDKIKEKLPGGQHN, from the exons ATGGAGCCACATGGGAACCACCAGCTTGGTGAACAATTGAGGAAGACTGATGAGTATGGCAACCCCGTCCACCACACGCCTGGAGGAGAATACGGCGGACATCATGTTGGCGCCGAGCATCACCATGGTGCTCCTATTTCGATTCCCCCCACCACCGATGTTCCCCATCACCGTCGATCCGGCAGCTCAAGCAGCTCG TCTTCTGAGGACGACGGGCAAGGTGGTAGGAGAAAGAAGGGTATCAAGGACAAGGTCAAGGAGAAGCTACCCGGCGGCCATAAAGACACTCGGCCACATCACGAAGCGGGATACGGCGGAGGCTACGGCGCACAACCAGAACCTGAGAAGAAGGGGATGGTGGACAAAATCAAGGAGAAACTCCCTGGCGGTCAACACAACTAA